CGTTTTATACATCGTTGCGCAACAACCTGATCTGGCTGGTCCTGTATCTATTGGCCATTCCGGCTGGTTTGTTTATCGCGTTATTCCTGAACCAGACAGTGACAGGCATCCGCCTTTATAAATCGCTGTTTTTCTTCCCCTTCGTGATTTCTCAGGTCGTGGTTGGTCTGGTGTTCACTTGGTTTTATGATCCAAGTTTTGGCCTGCTGAACCAGTTCCTTGGCGTGTTTGGCATTGATCCTGTCAACGTGCTGGGCGACGAAAGGTTTGTGACCTACGGCATTATCGCGGCCGGTCTGTGGCCACAAACGGCCTATTGCATGATCCTGTATCTTACAGGTTTGAATGCGGTTGATCCTGAACAAATCGAGGCCGCGCGTCTTGATGGGGCAAAGGGCTGGCGCATGTTGTGGCACATCATTGTTCCACAGTTGAAACCAGCGACATTTATTGCCTTTGTTGTGACCATCATTGGCGCGTTGCGGTCGTTTGACCTGATTTCGATCATGACAAATGGTGGCCCGTTTGGCGAAAGCCGCGTGTTGTCATTCTATATGTTTGAAGTTGCACTGTCCGAATATGGCTTCCGCATGGGCTATGGTGCGTCTATCGCCGTTGTTCTGTTCATGATCATGCTCTGCTTTATCGCGTACTTCCTGTACTCGATGTACCAAGACGACAAAGGGGGCCGCTGATATGTTTCCGACACCTATCGATAAAACATCGCGCAGCTGGCAGCTGTCTTATCAGGCGCTTTTGCCTGTTGCTTTGATCTTTTGGCTTTTGCCGCTGTTGGCGGTTGCGGTCTTTTCGATCAAACCGGGCGCGGATTTCACCACGGGTAACTACTGGGGATTTCCAACGTCTTTTGAGTTTGCCACCAACTATGGCAAGGTGTTCTTTGCCTCGGATATGCCGCGGTATATGCTGAACTCTGTGATGATCACGGTGCCCACCATGATCGGTTGCGTGGTTCTGTCTTCGATGACGGGCTTTGCCTTGGGCGTTTATAAGTTCAAATCGAACTTATGGATCTTTTTCATGTTTGTGGCGGGTAACTTTGTGCCGTTCCAAATTCTGATGGTTCCGGTCCGTGACCTGACATTGGATATGGGGCTGTATAATACCATTCCTGGACTTGTATTGTTCCATATCGCGTTCCAAACTGGGTTCTGTACTCTGTTCATGCGGAACTTTATTCGTGCGTTGCCTTTCGATCTGATCGAAGTTGCACGGGTTGAAGGCGTCGCAGAATGGCGGATCTTTTGGTATGTGGTCTTGCCGCTTATGAAGCCTGCTTTGGCAGCTATGGCGGTGCTGATCTTTACCTTTATCTGGAACG
This is a stretch of genomic DNA from Cognatishimia sp. WU-CL00825. It encodes these proteins:
- a CDS encoding sugar ABC transporter permease, translating into MSSSTEAATQTSWYKRNEIAVTPWLFLVPGVAFFLLYVIYPIFSSINVSFYDWDGLGEASWVGLGNYEELYWDDAFYTSLRNNLIWLVLYLLAIPAGLFIALFLNQTVTGIRLYKSLFFFPFVISQVVVGLVFTWFYDPSFGLLNQFLGVFGIDPVNVLGDERFVTYGIIAAGLWPQTAYCMILYLTGLNAVDPEQIEAARLDGAKGWRMLWHIIVPQLKPATFIAFVVTIIGALRSFDLISIMTNGGPFGESRVLSFYMFEVALSEYGFRMGYGASIAVVLFMIMLCFIAYFLYSMYQDDKGGR
- a CDS encoding carbohydrate ABC transporter permease; the protein is MFPTPIDKTSRSWQLSYQALLPVALIFWLLPLLAVAVFSIKPGADFTTGNYWGFPTSFEFATNYGKVFFASDMPRYMLNSVMITVPTMIGCVVLSSMTGFALGVYKFKSNLWIFFMFVAGNFVPFQILMVPVRDLTLDMGLYNTIPGLVLFHIAFQTGFCTLFMRNFIRALPFDLIEVARVEGVAEWRIFWYVVLPLMKPALAAMAVLIFTFIWNDFFWAIVLTQGAESQPVTAGITSFNAQYRAAYHLMSAGSIVAALPPVAMFFLMQKHFIAGLTLGAVK